One region of Methanobacterium sp. genomic DNA includes:
- a CDS encoding Mur ligase family protein gives MRCIVIGAGNAGRPVARILNHVGNNVVITDRKPLSSFQEDIQEILLKMEKEGVDLRLGSDVPDDLKNFDLAYVSPTIPVDDTIKGEKIKLLKNEDIAKIIDKEIDIDIIGIAGTLGKTSTTHIISHIFESAGYKVWTCSSQHGNLLSEIIVDGIIHNYHKKNDIAVLEIPHGTIRLMSQVKLKVGILTNIYPEHLAEFGGSMEKYTAREMLIVNMPDIFIANIKCRNLIHRNDVVWYGSKGNECNVKGELVDKKLMIKYDVGNRAGKFQTPLKMSGYYVENSIAAAAASICYGLDEESIKDALGKFRGIPGHMEYLGKYSNREVYFDAAYIPEGLLPTLKSFSGHSLVVLIDNPDSSTPRDKYGLGNILGRYAKVIIATGYNETIGKLDMAAAKEVLAGAHDSKALKIAVEDMKTAGELSIKYSQPGDTILHVGPGAISAYESVKSSMLSGIKKGCNKYG, from the coding sequence ATGAGATGTATAGTAATTGGCGCAGGTAATGCTGGACGCCCTGTTGCAAGAATTCTAAACCATGTAGGCAATAACGTTGTTATAACTGATAGAAAACCTTTAAGCAGTTTCCAAGAAGATATCCAAGAAATTCTCCTGAAAATGGAAAAAGAAGGAGTAGATCTTCGTTTAGGATCAGATGTACCTGATGATCTTAAAAATTTTGACTTGGCATATGTATCTCCCACAATACCAGTAGATGACACCATCAAAGGAGAGAAGATAAAGTTATTAAAAAATGAGGACATCGCAAAGATAATAGACAAGGAGATTGATATAGATATAATTGGAATAGCAGGAACACTTGGAAAAACAAGTACCACCCACATAATATCCCACATATTTGAGTCTGCAGGATATAAGGTGTGGACATGTTCATCCCAACATGGAAATCTACTTAGCGAGATCATAGTTGATGGAATAATTCATAATTATCATAAGAAAAATGATATTGCAGTTCTTGAGATTCCCCATGGTACCATAAGGCTAATGTCCCAGGTGAAACTGAAGGTAGGGATCCTTACAAATATCTACCCCGAGCATCTTGCAGAATTCGGTGGATCCATGGAGAAGTACACAGCCCGTGAGATGCTCATAGTTAATATGCCCGACATTTTTATTGCCAATATTAAATGCAGAAATTTAATACACAGAAACGATGTGGTCTGGTATGGTTCAAAAGGCAATGAATGTAATGTCAAAGGGGAGTTAGTAGATAAAAAGCTTATGATCAAATATGATGTTGGTAACAGAGCTGGAAAATTTCAAACCCCTCTTAAAATGTCTGGTTACTATGTTGAAAATTCCATAGCCGCAGCAGCAGCTTCAATATGTTATGGTCTTGATGAAGAAAGCATAAAAGATGCACTCGGCAAATTCAGAGGAATTCCAGGCCATATGGAATATTTAGGAAAATATTCTAACAGAGAAGTGTATTTTGATGCGGCCTACATACCCGAGGGTCTTCTTCCTACTTTAAAATCTTTTTCTGGGCATTCTTTGGTGGTTTTAATCGATAATCCAGATAGTAGCACTCCCCGGGATAAATATGGACTCGGTAACATACTTGGTAGATATGCTAAAGTTATAATTGCTACTGGATACAATGAAACCATTGGGAAACTGGACATGGCCGCTGCCAAAGAAGTTTTAGCTGGAGCTCATGATTCAAAAGCCTTGAAAATTGCAGTTGAAGACATGAAAACCGCAGGAGAGCTTTCCATTAAATATTCACAACCTGGAGATACAATATTGCATGTAGGTCCTGGAGCTATATCTGCATATGAAAGTGTGAAGTCTTCCATGCTTTCTGGAATTAAAAAAGGATGTAATAAATATGGATAA
- a CDS encoding tRNA (adenine-N1)-methyltransferase, translated as MRILMDERGKKYIARNEEFHTNFGFIKKEDMENGMPGDALETHLGHEFKVLKANINDYIDLMERKCSIILPKDIGIIIATTGTGCGDRVIDAGTGAGATALHFGNVVGDKGAVYSYEVREDFAEIAKRNIEGFGLENVHIKCKDILDGIDEDDIDLVFLDLPKPWDVVEHAKKALKTGGYIATYTPYIEQVQILHKVLKKFEFSNIKTIECILREIEVKNKGTRPKTRAVGHTGYLTFARNL; from the coding sequence TTGCGCATTTTAATGGATGAAAGGGGCAAAAAATACATTGCCCGCAATGAAGAATTCCACACCAACTTCGGTTTTATAAAAAAAGAGGATATGGAAAATGGAATGCCTGGAGACGCCCTGGAAACTCATTTAGGGCATGAATTTAAGGTTTTAAAGGCTAATATAAATGATTATATCGATTTAATGGAGAGAAAATGCTCAATAATACTGCCCAAAGACATTGGAATCATAATCGCAACTACAGGAACTGGGTGTGGAGACAGAGTAATTGATGCTGGAACAGGCGCTGGAGCCACAGCACTTCATTTTGGAAATGTTGTGGGTGATAAAGGCGCTGTTTACTCCTATGAGGTAAGAGAAGACTTTGCAGAAATTGCAAAACGTAATATCGAAGGTTTTGGGCTTGAAAACGTGCATATAAAATGTAAAGACATATTAGATGGTATAGATGAAGATGATATCGATCTGGTCTTTTTAGATCTACCAAAACCATGGGATGTTGTAGAGCACGCTAAAAAAGCCCTTAAAACAGGCGGATATATCGCAACTTATACCCCCTACATTGAACAGGTTCAAATACTTCACAAAGTGCTTAAAAAATTCGAATTTTCAAATATTAAAACAATTGAATGTATTCTACGTGAAATTGAAGTAAAAAATAAGGGTACCCGGCCTAAAACAAGGGCCGTAGGTCATACCGGGTATTTGACATTTGCAAGAAATCTATAA
- a CDS encoding TMEM175 family protein gives MARKSHWENTERIETLVDGIFAIAMTLLVLNLDVPQLVYPVFDSTMQSILIGMVPRLFTYTLSFALLAIFWRINHSQFYHIKQADNTFLWITVVWLLLVALVPFSTSLTGEYGYLRSAQIFFGLNLLGIGLLSALSWYYVTEKKYIGSELTLKEIYNIRQVNLILPAVSLLAIGVAFISPSWSGLTYAVIPLVKKIMDA, from the coding sequence ATGGCAAGAAAGTCTCACTGGGAAAATACTGAACGTATTGAGACACTTGTAGATGGAATATTTGCAATTGCAATGACACTACTTGTTTTAAACCTTGATGTTCCTCAGTTAGTTTATCCTGTCTTTGATTCAACCATGCAGAGTATTTTAATCGGTATGGTGCCCCGGCTGTTTACATATACATTGAGTTTTGCCCTTCTTGCTATATTCTGGAGAATTAATCACAGCCAGTTTTACCATATTAAACAGGCAGACAATACTTTTTTATGGATAACTGTTGTATGGCTTTTGCTTGTTGCTCTCGTGCCCTTTTCAACCTCTTTAACAGGAGAATATGGGTATTTAAGATCTGCCCAAATCTTTTTTGGCCTTAACTTACTTGGAATTGGATTATTATCAGCATTAAGCTGGTATTATGTTACCGAAAAAAAATATATAGGTTCCGAATTAACTTTAAAAGAAATATACAATATTCGGCAGGTTAATTTAATTTTACCTGCTGTTTCATTACTTGCTATTGGAGTAGCATTTATCAGCCCTTCATGGAGCGGGTTGACATATGCAGTTATTCCACTTGTAAAGAAGATTATGGATGCTTAA
- a CDS encoding DUF11 domain-containing protein — protein MATDLGVTITGNKNTLNLGDTVKLAVTAFNNGPNSANVKVDYKIPFGLKLLSYNGEGTYDSSTGIWSVGILPAGSNASMELTLQANNTGYFVNLVSVYGDLALFSTKSLSGVVRAFSVKAASVGDLNPGNNQASYDITSIDPVQTADTNTFTYDFPPVTPPTQPQPPNNPPTPPGPIPPEPQPPGPTPPNNPLHPTSQLGRDIAGVRNAISQGTLKDAMNKSVLPEWNLTQDNEPEEPEEDPPLWFYAIIIIGALIGAALVITPAGEYLQRIINGILAALSSAWVYLSYLGYSLKKFLENAILRIFIQYESYISAVLQELYSTPLTGIGPTTIIGLGLRFLAEKFPVLKPFIAPFIHTLDQLTYYEISKKLNELFNKK, from the coding sequence TTGGCAACTGATCTTGGTGTGACTATCACTGGAAATAAAAATACTTTAAATCTGGGCGATACTGTTAAATTAGCCGTTACAGCTTTTAATAATGGTCCAAATAGTGCTAATGTCAAAGTAGATTATAAGATTCCGTTTGGTTTGAAATTGTTAAGTTATAATGGGGAGGGAACATATGATTCAAGTACTGGTATTTGGAGTGTAGGGATATTACCTGCTGGAAGCAATGCGTCAATGGAGTTGACTCTTCAGGCTAATAATACTGGTTATTTTGTTAATTTAGTTAGTGTTTATGGTGATTTGGCGTTGTTCAGTACTAAGAGTTTAAGTGGGGTGGTTAGGGCGTTTTCAGTGAAAGCTGCTTCAGTGGGTGATCTTAATCCTGGTAATAATCAGGCGAGTTATGATATAACTTCAATTGATCCAGTACAAACCGCTGATACGAATACTTTTACGTATGATTTTCCTCCTGTTACTCCACCTACACAGCCACAACCACCGAATAATCCTCCTACACCCCCTGGACCTATTCCACCTGAACCACAACCTCCAGGTCCAACACCTCCAAATAATCCACTACATCCTACAAGTCAGCTTGGACGTGATATTGCCGGAGTTAGAAATGCAATTTCACAGGGTACATTGAAAGATGCTATGAATAAATCTGTACTACCTGAATGGAATTTAACTCAGGATAATGAGCCTGAAGAGCCTGAAGAGGATCCACCATTGTGGTTTTATGCTATAATCATAATAGGTGCTTTAATTGGAGCCGCTTTAGTCATTACTCCTGCAGGAGAATACTTGCAAAGAATAATAAATGGAATTCTCGCAGCATTGTCATCTGCATGGGTGTATTTGTCTTATTTGGGTTATTCATTGAAAAAATTCCTTGAAAATGCAATATTAAGGATTTTTATTCAGTATGAGAGCTATATTTCGGCTGTTCTTCAGGAATTATATTCTACTCCTTTAACTGGTATTGGACCTACTACAATAATTGGACTTGGTTTAAGATTTTTAGCAGAAAAATTTCCAGTTCTTAAACCTTTCATTGCACCTTTTATACATACTTTAGACCAATTAACATACTATGAAATTTCCAAAAAATTAAATGAATTATTTAACAAAAAATAG
- a CDS encoding DUF11 domain-containing protein produces MNSYEPHGTKITVRVRSSNDKQSWSAWEDAINGASLRLTPRGRYLEVEVTLEKFNSAQSPVVYDVTVNTLDSTALTTDLGASITGNQSSLNVGETVKLTVTAFNNGPNSASVKVNYKIPLGLKLLSSQGTGTYDSDTGIWNVGVLPAGGDATMELILQANNAGSIVNTAIVYSDLPDLNPLNNQAGFNLVANAPDLDDIPGDGLNGLPYDFPDEVKPPNNPPNNPPNQPPNNPPAPPTPPNPNPPIPPTPPGPGPGSSNPPRTQLDRDIGYVRGYVGYTPSNNQNTNDSSNGNQTTQPPQMPGWDVDTSVIEQLILASCLVSGGLAFAFLSDTDMKNKIAKFVVDKAAGKNFVFRPQDVALFALDVVCFLVSPDLFSYVMIVYQTFAFMQYIDILTKSVQTNIYAIFSAVILMLSLAVILKNIADNKLNSPLFNAIDWIEQFVKDYIKKLFGK; encoded by the coding sequence TTGAACAGTTATGAACCACATGGTACAAAGATTACAGTACGTGTTAGAAGCTCTAACGATAAACAAAGCTGGTCTGCATGGGAGGATGCTATAAATGGTGCTAGTTTACGTTTAACTCCGCGTGGAAGGTATTTAGAAGTTGAAGTAACTCTAGAGAAGTTTAACAGTGCACAGTCACCTGTAGTTTACGATGTTACTGTAAATACTTTGGATTCTACTGCTTTAACAACAGATCTTGGTGCGAGCATCACTGGAAATCAAAGCAGCTTGAATGTTGGTGAAACAGTTAAATTAACCGTTACAGCTTTTAATAATGGTCCAAATAGTGCAAGTGTTAAGGTTAATTATAAGATTCCGCTTGGTTTGAAATTGTTAAGCAGTCAAGGAACTGGAACTTACGATTCCGATACTGGAATTTGGAATGTGGGAGTTTTACCTGCTGGAGGTGATGCTACAATGGAATTAATCCTTCAGGCTAATAATGCAGGTTCTATTGTGAATACTGCTATTGTTTACAGTGATTTACCTGATTTAAATCCATTAAATAATCAGGCGGGGTTCAATTTAGTAGCTAACGCACCAGACTTGGATGATATTCCAGGGGATGGGTTGAATGGTTTGCCATATGATTTCCCTGATGAAGTTAAGCCTCCGAATAACCCACCTAATAATCCTCCAAATCAGCCTCCTAATAATCCACCTGCTCCACCAACACCTCCAAATCCTAATCCTCCAATTCCACCTACACCACCAGGTCCAGGTCCTGGGTCATCCAATCCACCACGTACGCAGTTAGATCGTGATATTGGCTATGTTAGGGGTTATGTAGGATATACTCCTAGTAATAATCAAAACACTAATGATAGCTCAAATGGAAATCAGACTACACAACCACCTCAAATGCCAGGATGGGACGTAGATACAAGTGTTATTGAACAATTAATATTAGCTTCGTGTCTTGTATCGGGCGGGTTAGCGTTTGCTTTCCTTTCTGATACAGATATGAAAAATAAAATAGCTAAATTTGTTGTAGATAAGGCTGCCGGTAAAAACTTTGTATTTAGACCTCAAGATGTGGCTTTATTTGCATTAGATGTAGTATGCTTCTTAGTTAGCCCCGATCTTTTCAGTTATGTGATGATTGTCTATCAAACATTTGCATTTATGCAATATATAGATATTTTAACTAAGTCCGTCCAAACAAATATCTATGCTATATTTTCGGCGGTTATTCTAATGTTAAGTTTAGCTGTTATTCTTAAGAACATAGCAGATAATAAATTAAATAGTCCCTTATTTAATGCCATAGACTGGATTGAACAGTTTGTAAAAGATTATATTAAGAAATTATTTGGAAAGTAG
- a CDS encoding DUF11 domain-containing protein: MTITGDKNSLNVGDTVKLTITSLNNGPKSADIKVDYKISFGLKLLSSQGTGTYDSETGVWNVGILPAGGNATMELTLQTNNAGHFINLVSVYGDLALFSTKSLSGVVRAFSVKAASVGDPNPGNNQASYDITSIDPVQTADTNTFTYDFPPVTPPTQPQPPNNPPTPPGPTPPEPQPPGPTPPNNSSQPTGQLGRDILTVRDVVSTGTQLDAGKLVCEQNDQNSWKTVGDILNEVFGSPDFDILALIALLAYMTSFLLSAGYGLLLGWTIAGIMAASFLVYAAILFIITMLILIWVLYKFYSRPKS, encoded by the coding sequence GTGACTATCACTGGAGATAAAAATAGTTTAAATGTTGGTGATACTGTTAAATTAACTATCACATCCTTGAATAATGGGCCAAAATCGGCTGATATTAAAGTGGATTACAAAATATCTTTCGGTTTGAAGTTATTAAGCAGTCAGGGAACTGGAACTTACGATTCAGAGACTGGGGTTTGGAATGTTGGGATATTACCTGCTGGAGGTAATGCTACAATGGAGTTGACTCTTCAAACTAATAATGCTGGTCATTTCATTAATTTAGTGTCGGTTTATGGTGATTTGGCGTTGTTCAGTACTAAGAGTTTAAGTGGGGTGGTTAGGGCGTTTTCAGTGAAAGCTGCTTCAGTGGGTGATCCTAATCCTGGTAATAATCAGGCGAGTTATGATATAACTTCAATTGATCCAGTACAAACCGCTGATACGAATACTTTTACGTATGATTTTCCTCCTGTTACTCCACCTACACAGCCACAACCACCGAATAATCCTCCTACACCCCCTGGACCTACTCCACCTGAACCACAACCTCCAGGTCCAACACCTCCAAATAATTCATCACAGCCTACAGGTCAGCTTGGACGTGATATTTTAACGGTTCGAGATGTAGTTTCAACTGGAACACAACTTGATGCAGGGAAATTAGTTTGTGAACAGAATGATCAAAATAGCTGGAAAACCGTAGGAGATATATTAAATGAAGTGTTTGGTTCACCTGATTTTGATATATTAGCTTTAATTGCTCTACTTGCTTATATGACATCATTTTTATTAAGTGCAGGATATGGGCTATTACTTGGATGGACAATTGCAGGAATTATGGCTGCATCATTTTTGGTTTATGCTGCTATTTTATTTATTATAACAATGTTGATATTAATATGGGTATTATATAAATTTTATAGCCGTCCAAAATCATAA
- a CDS encoding DEAD/DEAH box helicase yields MQKWIKHPLIKDQKIESRLYQQILAADVLKKGSTIIVAPTALGKTIVAVLVAAERLKNFKGSKVLILSPSKPLTAQHEESFREFMNLPVTSLTGDIKPEKRAKRWDEYQIICATPQTIESDLISSRYSLKDVSLIVFDECHRGVGSYSYVYLASKYQKEAKNPLILGLTASPGSDENKISEVCENLFINDVVIKSEEDADVVPYFNPVEVKWIKVELNDELKGIKSHIENTLKARFNTLKKIGIIKSVNMNKKDVLKAKGEAQNRISRSSNPPKKYYIAVSTFTAVINALHALELLETQGIHTLNKYFERLRKKRTKAAKSLLVDENFKKAISLTKIAHRKGIEHPKLNKLAQILKKELKENKDSRIIVFTQFRDTVDRIFEKCEEEDIKAVKFFGQAAKEGEKGLTQKKQKEVIKAFKMGTYDVLISTSVAEEGIDIPAVDLVILYEPVPSEIRMIQRRGRTGRKNKGKTCILITKGTRDEAYYWASINKEQRMKKQLSNRIKRNTALKHEAFGATKPKFRTAPKEIVKVIPREDGEIKPLIYADSREGNSRVLRELDKLNADIEVKSLAIADYQVSDEVGIERKTTKDFIVSIMDKRLYKQAKELAENFRKPVIILEGEDLYSSLIHPNAVRGALASLAVDFSIPIIPTRSEEDTAAMVMRIAIREQILERPVMQIRTEKKPLTLYEQQLYIVESLPNIGPVTAKKLLEEFGSVKDIINASKSDLKTVEGIGEKIARRIKEVVDSGFRKIGKSKTKKLTEMDE; encoded by the coding sequence ATGCAAAAGTGGATTAAACACCCTCTAATCAAGGACCAAAAAATAGAATCACGACTTTACCAGCAAATTCTAGCTGCTGATGTGCTTAAAAAAGGAAGCACTATAATAGTAGCACCTACAGCACTTGGAAAGACAATAGTAGCAGTTTTAGTGGCAGCGGAAAGGCTCAAAAATTTCAAGGGTTCAAAAGTCCTGATTCTATCACCAAGCAAGCCACTTACAGCACAGCATGAGGAAAGCTTTAGGGAATTTATGAATTTGCCTGTAACCTCTCTTACTGGTGATATTAAGCCAGAAAAAAGAGCTAAAAGATGGGATGAATATCAAATTATTTGTGCCACTCCCCAGACCATAGAATCAGATTTAATATCCTCCAGATACAGTTTAAAGGATGTTTCACTGATTGTATTTGACGAATGTCACCGCGGTGTGGGATCTTATTCCTATGTTTATTTGGCTTCAAAATACCAAAAAGAAGCAAAAAATCCACTTATACTTGGCCTTACCGCTTCTCCAGGCTCTGATGAAAATAAAATTAGTGAAGTATGCGAAAATTTGTTTATAAATGACGTTGTCATCAAAAGCGAAGAAGATGCTGATGTTGTTCCTTATTTTAACCCGGTTGAAGTTAAATGGATTAAAGTTGAACTTAATGATGAACTTAAAGGTATTAAATCACATATTGAAAATACCTTGAAGGCCAGATTTAACACCCTTAAAAAAATAGGAATAATAAAATCTGTGAACATGAATAAAAAGGACGTTTTAAAAGCCAAGGGAGAGGCTCAAAACAGGATATCAAGAAGCAGTAATCCTCCAAAGAAATATTATATAGCTGTTTCTACGTTTACTGCTGTAATCAATGCCCTGCATGCCCTTGAATTACTTGAAACCCAGGGGATACATACTTTAAACAAATACTTTGAAAGGCTGCGCAAAAAGAGAACAAAAGCAGCTAAAAGCCTTTTAGTGGATGAAAACTTTAAAAAAGCGATTAGCCTTACCAAAATAGCCCATAGAAAAGGAATTGAACATCCAAAACTCAATAAATTAGCTCAAATATTGAAAAAAGAGCTCAAAGAAAATAAAGACTCCAGAATAATTGTTTTCACCCAGTTTAGAGATACTGTTGATAGGATATTTGAAAAATGTGAGGAAGAGGATATTAAAGCTGTTAAATTCTTTGGTCAGGCTGCAAAGGAAGGTGAAAAGGGATTAACCCAAAAAAAACAAAAAGAAGTCATTAAAGCTTTTAAAATGGGTACTTATGATGTTTTAATATCCACCAGTGTGGCTGAAGAAGGTATTGACATACCTGCTGTGGACCTTGTAATACTTTACGAGCCTGTTCCATCTGAAATACGGATGATACAGCGCCGTGGTAGAACTGGAAGGAAAAATAAAGGAAAAACGTGTATTTTAATCACTAAAGGTACCAGGGATGAAGCTTACTACTGGGCAAGTATCAATAAAGAGCAGAGAATGAAAAAACAGCTTTCAAACAGAATAAAAAGAAATACAGCCCTCAAACACGAAGCTTTTGGGGCCACGAAACCAAAGTTTCGTACGGCTCCTAAAGAAATTGTAAAAGTAATCCCCCGTGAAGATGGCGAGATTAAGCCACTGATCTATGCTGATTCAAGAGAGGGTAATTCCAGGGTACTGCGTGAACTTGACAAATTAAATGCAGATATAGAAGTAAAAAGCCTTGCTATTGCCGATTATCAGGTGAGTGATGAGGTTGGAATTGAGCGAAAAACTACAAAAGACTTCATAGTTTCAATTATGGATAAACGACTTTACAAACAGGCCAAAGAATTGGCTGAAAACTTCAGAAAGCCAGTGATTATACTTGAAGGTGAAGATCTCTATTCATCTTTAATTCATCCAAATGCAGTAAGAGGCGCTCTTGCTTCTCTAGCTGTGGATTTCAGTATTCCAATCATTCCAACCAGATCTGAAGAAGATACTGCTGCAATGGTTATGAGGATTGCTATAAGAGAACAAATACTTGAACGGCCAGTGATGCAGATTAGAACCGAGAAAAAACCACTCACATTGTATGAACAGCAATTGTATATTGTAGAATCACTACCAAATATTGGGCCAGTTACAGCTAAAAAGCTGCTTGAAGAATTTGGTTCAGTTAAAGACATTATAAATGCTTCAAAAAGCGATCTTAAAACTGTGGAAGGAATTGGTGAAAAAATAGCCAGAAGAATAAAAGAGGTAGTTGATTCTGGCTTTAGGAAAATTGGTAAAAGTAAAACTAAAAAGCTTACAGAAATGGATGAATAA
- a CDS encoding ABC transporter ATP-binding protein, translated as MENKAEINVGEGLNTEIEINEEFGNKLNVTSNKRPISELDSSTEEKKKTEALLKVENISLSFTQYTSGLRQTELNVISNLSIEAYSGEILAVVGSSGSGKSLLAHAILGILPSNANLDGKMEYDGQELIQDKKEELRGKEIALIPQSVNYLDPLMRISDQVIGDVEEDEKLMRNLQRKIFQRYDLKPETDRMFPHELSGGMARRVLVSTAIISSAKLIIADEPTPGLDEKTLNETLSYFKDMAANGCAVILITHDIEAALKISDKIAVFYAGTVLEVANARDFENNGEKLRHPYTRALWSALPQNGFRAIKGHQPMQDEAIDGCVFYERCSKKTDICSKGVPPLKEISSGIVRCNNVALEEEII; from the coding sequence ATGGAAAATAAAGCCGAAATAAATGTTGGAGAAGGATTAAATACTGAAATTGAAATAAACGAAGAATTTGGCAACAAACTCAATGTAACATCAAATAAAAGGCCAATATCTGAGTTAGATAGTAGTACTGAGGAAAAGAAAAAGACTGAAGCTCTATTAAAAGTAGAGAATATTTCTCTTTCCTTTACTCAATATACTTCTGGACTTAGACAAACTGAATTGAATGTTATCTCTAATTTGAGTATAGAAGCATACAGTGGCGAAATTTTAGCTGTTGTTGGATCAAGCGGTTCTGGTAAAAGTCTTCTGGCACATGCTATTTTAGGAATTTTACCTTCAAATGCGAATCTTGATGGTAAAATGGAATATGATGGTCAAGAACTTATTCAAGATAAAAAAGAAGAGCTTCGAGGTAAAGAAATAGCTCTGATCCCACAGTCTGTGAATTATCTGGATCCTTTAATGAGAATCTCTGATCAGGTAATAGGAGACGTTGAAGAAGATGAAAAGTTAATGAGAAATCTCCAGAGAAAAATTTTCCAGAGGTATGATTTAAAACCAGAAACGGATAGGATGTTTCCACATGAACTGTCTGGAGGTATGGCCAGAAGAGTCTTGGTTTCTACTGCCATAATAAGCTCTGCAAAGCTCATAATTGCAGATGAACCTACTCCGGGATTAGATGAAAAAACTTTAAACGAAACATTGAGTTACTTCAAGGACATGGCCGCTAATGGATGTGCAGTTATACTTATAACCCATGATATAGAGGCTGCACTGAAAATATCTGATAAAATTGCAGTATTTTATGCAGGTACAGTTTTAGAAGTGGCTAATGCCCGAGACTTTGAGAATAATGGTGAAAAGTTAAGGCATCCCTACACCAGGGCGCTCTGGAGTGCACTTCCCCAAAACGGGTTCCGGGCAATTAAGGGCCATCAACCGATGCAGGATGAAGCCATTGATGGATGCGTTTTTTATGAGAGATGCTCTAAAAAGACCGATATTTGTTCTAAAGGCGTACCCCCACTAAAAGAGATTAGTAGTGGAATAGTAAGGTGCAATAACGTTGCACTTGAAGAAGAAATCATTTAA
- a CDS encoding DUF5518 domain-containing protein, translating into MKGKFNGLIVCKKCNGYYELQSGESPTDFDKCQCGGKLEYSEFSSNLKPAKNQLKYALILGIVIGFISSFLLKMVVLGVLAGGFVAAYRFGGTLKDGLKSGFITGAIIMFLINLMILIGGFIKNQDNYGILGINVHGPVMTIIFLIITMFIGGVIAAITGLIGVKIKSIISK; encoded by the coding sequence ATGAAAGGGAAATTCAATGGTTTAATAGTTTGTAAGAAATGTAATGGCTATTATGAGCTTCAATCTGGTGAATCTCCCACTGATTTCGATAAATGTCAGTGCGGTGGGAAGTTAGAGTATTCAGAATTTTCAAGTAATTTAAAACCTGCTAAAAATCAATTGAAATACGCATTAATTTTAGGAATTGTTATAGGTTTTATTTCATCTTTCTTATTGAAAATGGTAGTTTTAGGAGTATTGGCTGGTGGTTTTGTGGCTGCTTATAGGTTTGGCGGCACTTTAAAGGATGGTTTAAAAAGCGGTTTTATTACTGGTGCTATTATAATGTTTTTAATTAATTTAATGATTCTAATTGGAGGATTTATTAAAAATCAAGATAATTATGGGATTTTAGGAATCAATGTTCATGGGCCTGTTATGACTATCATTTTTTTAATAATTACCATGTTTATTGGAGGAGTAATAGCAGCAATTACTGGTTTGATTGGAGTGAAAATAAAATCTATAATAAGCAAATGA
- a CDS encoding ATP-binding cassette domain-containing protein: MLLKGENISFGYKRDKQILNGVNISLKSGEVLGLIGDSGSGKSTLCKILSGYENNYQGNVSIDGKEIPLKGYNPVQLVFQHPEKSVNPKWKMKDILNEGHDVPQDILNSFGIKKNWLNRWPNELSGGELQRFALTRALNPKTRFLIADEITTMVDAITQAQIWNTVLDIAEEQNIGVLVVSHNKKLINELCHDTIYLDDINNV, translated from the coding sequence ATGCTTCTTAAAGGTGAAAATATAAGTTTTGGATATAAAAGAGACAAACAGATTTTAAATGGCGTGAATATATCTTTAAAAAGTGGTGAAGTACTGGGCCTGATTGGAGATAGTGGAAGTGGAAAATCAACACTGTGTAAGATATTATCTGGCTATGAAAATAACTATCAGGGGAATGTAAGCATTGATGGAAAAGAAATCCCGTTAAAAGGATATAATCCAGTGCAACTTGTCTTTCAACATCCAGAAAAATCTGTAAATCCTAAATGGAAAATGAAGGATATTTTAAATGAAGGGCATGATGTTCCGCAGGATATTTTGAATTCATTTGGAATAAAAAAGAACTGGCTTAATCGGTGGCCAAATGAGCTTTCTGGAGGTGAACTTCAAAGATTCGCCCTTACAAGGGCTTTAAACCCTAAAACCAGGTTTTTAATAGCTGATGAAATAACCACAATGGTAGATGCAATTACTCAGGCTCAAATATGGAATACAGTTTTAGACATAGCTGAAGAGCAGAATATTGGTGTGCTGGTTGTAAGCCATAATAAAAAACTAATCAATGAGTTATGTCACGATACAATCTATTTAGATGATATTAACAATGTTTAA